The Mustelus asterias chromosome 23, sMusAst1.hap1.1, whole genome shotgun sequence genome window below encodes:
- the rps15a gene encoding small ribosomal subunit protein uS8 — translation MVRMNVLADALTSINNAEKRGKRQVLIRPCSKVIVRFLTVMMKHGYIGEFEIIDDHRGGKIVVNLTGRLNKCGVISPRFDVQVKELERWQNGLLPSRQFGYLVLTTSAGIMDHEEAKRKHTGGKILGFFF, via the exons ATGGTGCGCATGAATGTTCTTGCGGATGCCCTGACAAGTATCAATAATGCAGAGAAACGTGGAAAACGCCAGGTTCTCATCCGACCATGCTCCAAAGTGATTGTGAGATTCTTGACTGTAATGATGAAGCATG GATACATTGGAGAATTTGAGATTATTGATGACCACAGAGGTGGGAAAATAGTTGTCAATCTCACAGGCAGATTGAACAAG TGCGGTGTCATTAGCCCCAGATTTGATGTTCAAGTCAAGGAACTAGAAAGGTGGCAAAATGGTCTACTGCCTTCCCGTCAGTTTGG GTACCTCGTTCTAACGACCTCAGCTGGCATCATGGACCATGAAGAGGCCAAACGGAAACATACGGGAGGAAAAATCCTAGGATTCTTTTTCTAA